The following proteins come from a genomic window of Parafrankia irregularis:
- the mraZ gene encoding division/cell wall cluster transcriptional repressor MraZ — protein sequence MFLGSHTPRLDDKGRLTLPAKFREELEGGLVITKGQERCLYVFPLAEFARISESLRTAPVTAKALRDYSRVFFSSAADDVPDRQGRITIPPALRTYAGLSRECVVNGANTRVEIWDSTRWETYLADQEETFAELSEEVLPGVI from the coding sequence GTGTTTCTCGGCAGCCACACGCCGCGGCTGGACGACAAAGGGCGACTGACGCTGCCGGCGAAGTTCCGGGAAGAGCTGGAAGGGGGGCTAGTGATCACAAAGGGGCAAGAGCGTTGTCTCTACGTGTTCCCTCTGGCGGAGTTCGCCCGGATCAGTGAGTCCCTTCGTACGGCTCCGGTCACGGCAAAGGCGCTTCGTGACTACAGTCGTGTGTTCTTCTCCTCGGCGGCGGACGACGTTCCCGACCGGCAGGGGCGGATCACTATTCCCCCTGCGCTACGCACTTATGCCGGGTTGTCCCGCGAGTGTGTGGTGAACGGCGCCAACACCAGGGTCGAGATCTGGGACTCCACCCGATGGGAGACCTATCTGGCGGACCAGGAGGAGACCTTCGCCGAGCTGTCGGAGGAGGTTCTGCCCGGAGTCATCTGA
- the rsmH gene encoding 16S rRNA (cytosine(1402)-N(4))-methyltransferase RsmH yields the protein MFQFSTRAEGLAVDVTHTPVLTERVVELLTPAMQGPGAIVVDTTVGLGGHSLALLEAFPRARLIGLDRDPRALAYSRHRLADLGTRVDLVHTVYDQLPDALSGLGVPEVNGILFDLGVSSMQLDMDERGFAYSRDAPLDMRMDQERGPTAADVLNTYDVDSLTRILRNYGEERFARRIAQAVVSARQTAPFTTSARLVDLIRDAIPAAARRTGGNPAKRTFQALRIEVNTELDVLERALPAAFDALAVGGRLVVLSYHSLEDRLVKRALGPRAVPAVPPDMPVIPDDARPTLRWLTRGAEPASDQEIERNARAGSVRLRAAERVAAEPGRAKNPTGGVR from the coding sequence ATGTTCCAGTTTTCGACAAGGGCCGAGGGGTTGGCAGTGGACGTCACGCACACGCCGGTGCTGACCGAGCGCGTCGTCGAGCTGCTCACTCCCGCCATGCAGGGGCCCGGGGCGATCGTGGTGGACACGACTGTGGGGCTGGGTGGGCATTCCCTGGCCCTGCTTGAGGCATTTCCGCGGGCCCGGCTCATCGGGCTTGACCGCGATCCGCGCGCCCTCGCCTACAGCCGCCACCGGCTGGCCGACCTCGGTACCCGGGTGGATCTGGTGCACACGGTCTACGACCAGCTGCCGGACGCCCTTTCCGGGCTGGGTGTCCCCGAGGTGAACGGGATTCTGTTCGACCTCGGTGTCTCCTCCATGCAGCTCGACATGGATGAACGCGGATTCGCGTACTCCCGGGACGCGCCGCTGGACATGCGGATGGACCAGGAGCGCGGGCCGACCGCGGCCGACGTGCTTAACACCTACGATGTCGACTCCCTTACCCGCATCCTGCGGAACTACGGCGAGGAGCGCTTCGCCCGCCGGATCGCGCAGGCGGTGGTGAGCGCGCGGCAGACGGCCCCGTTCACCACATCCGCGCGGCTGGTGGACCTCATCCGCGATGCCATTCCGGCGGCGGCCCGGCGCACCGGCGGGAATCCCGCGAAGCGAACCTTCCAGGCATTGCGTATTGAGGTGAACACCGAACTGGATGTGCTCGAGCGGGCGCTGCCGGCCGCATTCGACGCGCTGGCGGTGGGCGGCCGGCTGGTGGTGCTCTCGTACCACTCCCTGGAGGACCGGCTGGTGAAACGCGCGCTCGGGCCGCGGGCGGTTCCAGCCGTACCGCCGGATATGCCGGTGATTCCCGACGACGCCCGCCCAACGCTGCGCTGGCTGACCCGTGGCGCCGAGCCGGCGTCCGACCAGGAGATCGAGCGGAACGCGCGGGCCGGATCCGTCCGCCTGCGTGCCGCGGAACGCGTGGCGGCCGAGCCGGGCCGTGCAAAGAACCCGACCGGAGGTGTCCGATGA
- a CDS encoding peptidoglycan D,D-transpeptidase FtsI family protein, with product MSSTGRGPASGRGRSRLRLVTSSPAEPSSGSDDLLDPAVRRFSGRDPEQERPRVPPARRVPPRGAPARRPPVRRDPEPVEDDWFDDYTDAEVDGVETTTGPRATPGSVPARGGRRTSAGGTSAGGTSARGRSADRGRSVERAGSSARGASSARSGASGAGRQPPRSTARGTAGATRTRPVRGTPVRGAARSRSGPAGRRPPARRGLDGSATRAPRPFVLASPRRRIRASVVLMVAVLVVIAGRLAQLQGFGSSAYAEAAHQQVLRKSVLPADRGMITDRHGYPLARDIEQRAVYADPFVMSEAEILTAARKLAPVIGRSENELRKLMTTNRKARFVYLGRGFERSVGDEVTGLGLSGIGVLDERGRSYPAGTLGANFVGFTSRGDNDVLDGRAGLELAYDDVLHGTNGRRQIEADPSGREIPSAQSMEKEPVDGSTLRLTIEKDIQWEAQRAIAEVVRNSEADGGTIVVMQPKTGDLLALADAPQYDPNNITERDQDAIGNRSTGQAFEPGSVNKVITMAAALDRSLIDATTPITVPSSIERGGVRINDSEPHGTEHLTAAGVLARSSNIGTVQIAERVGSANLEEMMRAFGLGEKTELDFPGETAGILPAASDWSGSQAATIAYGQGMSATAIQMASVYATVANGGLRVAPRLVDAVIGPDGVAQETAREPERRVISTETATTLTRMLEEVATNQGTAPAAEVTGYRVAGKTGTAKRYDAASGGYKGYISSFIGFAPADDPQIVVEVVLDNPQNGAYYGGEVAAPVFSKVMSFALTTLGVPPPGTKPESLVLDLDR from the coding sequence GTGAGCTCGACGGGTCGCGGGCCGGCATCCGGCCGTGGACGTTCCCGGCTGCGTCTCGTCACCAGCTCGCCAGCGGAGCCGAGCTCGGGCAGCGACGACCTGCTCGACCCGGCGGTGCGCCGGTTCTCCGGCCGTGATCCGGAGCAGGAGCGCCCGCGGGTGCCTCCCGCGCGCCGGGTGCCCCCGCGCGGTGCCCCCGCCCGCCGCCCGCCGGTCCGTCGAGATCCTGAGCCGGTCGAGGACGACTGGTTCGACGACTACACCGATGCCGAGGTCGACGGCGTCGAGACGACCACCGGCCCGCGGGCGACGCCTGGATCCGTGCCCGCGCGTGGCGGCCGGCGGACCTCGGCCGGTGGCACCTCGGCCGGTGGCACGTCGGCTCGCGGCCGCTCGGCTGACCGTGGCCGTTCGGTGGAGCGCGCAGGGTCCTCGGCCCGGGGTGCGTCCTCGGCGAGGAGTGGGGCGTCAGGGGCGGGCCGTCAGCCGCCGCGTTCCACCGCCCGCGGTACCGCGGGGGCTACCAGGACCAGGCCCGTCCGGGGCACGCCTGTTCGCGGGGCGGCCCGGAGCCGGTCCGGGCCAGCCGGGCGGCGTCCGCCGGCACGGCGAGGGCTGGACGGCTCCGCCACGCGTGCCCCACGACCGTTCGTGCTCGCGAGCCCGCGGCGACGGATCCGGGCGTCCGTCGTCCTGATGGTCGCCGTGCTGGTCGTGATCGCCGGCCGGCTCGCGCAGCTGCAGGGCTTCGGGTCGTCGGCCTACGCGGAGGCGGCGCACCAGCAGGTCCTGCGCAAGTCGGTGCTGCCCGCCGACCGTGGAATGATCACCGATCGGCATGGTTACCCGCTGGCACGGGACATCGAGCAGCGCGCCGTCTACGCGGACCCGTTCGTGATGTCCGAGGCCGAGATCCTCACGGCCGCGCGCAAGCTCGCGCCTGTGATCGGCAGATCCGAGAACGAGCTGCGGAAGCTGATGACGACGAACCGCAAGGCACGGTTCGTCTACCTCGGCCGGGGGTTCGAACGGTCGGTCGGCGACGAGGTCACCGGGCTGGGCCTGAGCGGCATCGGCGTCCTGGACGAGCGGGGGCGCAGCTATCCCGCGGGGACCCTCGGCGCGAACTTCGTCGGTTTCACCAGCCGCGGTGACAACGACGTCCTCGACGGCCGCGCCGGGCTGGAGCTGGCCTACGACGACGTGCTGCACGGCACGAACGGCCGCCGCCAGATCGAGGCGGACCCGTCCGGACGCGAGATCCCGTCCGCGCAGAGCATGGAGAAGGAGCCGGTCGACGGATCGACGCTGCGCCTCACCATCGAGAAGGACATCCAGTGGGAGGCGCAGCGAGCGATCGCGGAGGTGGTGCGGAACTCCGAGGCCGACGGCGGGACCATCGTGGTGATGCAGCCGAAGACGGGGGACCTGCTGGCCCTGGCCGACGCTCCCCAGTACGACCCGAACAACATCACCGAACGGGACCAGGACGCGATCGGGAACCGCTCCACCGGCCAGGCCTTCGAACCGGGCAGTGTCAACAAGGTCATCACGATGGCCGCGGCGCTCGACCGCAGCCTGATCGACGCGACGACACCGATCACCGTTCCGTCGTCCATCGAACGGGGTGGGGTCAGGATCAACGACTCCGAGCCGCACGGGACGGAGCACCTCACCGCGGCCGGTGTGCTCGCGCGGTCGAGCAACATCGGGACCGTGCAGATCGCCGAACGGGTGGGCAGCGCCAACCTGGAGGAGATGATGCGCGCGTTCGGTCTCGGCGAGAAGACCGAGCTCGACTTCCCGGGTGAGACGGCGGGCATCCTGCCGGCGGCGTCGGACTGGTCGGGCAGCCAGGCGGCGACCATCGCCTACGGCCAGGGCATGTCGGCGACCGCGATCCAGATGGCGTCGGTCTACGCGACCGTGGCGAACGGCGGCCTGCGGGTCGCGCCGCGGCTGGTGGACGCCGTCATCGGCCCGGACGGGGTCGCGCAGGAGACAGCACGGGAGCCCGAACGCCGGGTGATCTCGACCGAGACGGCGACCACCCTCACCCGCATGCTCGAGGAGGTGGCGACGAACCAGGGCACCGCCCCGGCCGCCGAGGTCACCGGCTACCGGGTGGCCGGCAAGACCGGTACCGCCAAGCGGTACGACGCGGCCAGCGGGGGCTACAAGGGCTACATCTCGTCGTTCATCGGCTTCGCCCCGGCGGACGATCCGCAGATCGTCGTCGAGGTCGTGCTCGACAACCCGCAGAACGGGGCCTACTACGGCGGCGAGGTCGCCGCGCCCGTCTTCTCCAAGGTGATGAGTTTCGCGCTCACGACCCTGGGGGTGCCGCCGCCGGGGACCAAGCCGGAGTCGCTGGTCCTCGATCTGGACCGCTAG
- a CDS encoding UDP-N-acetylmuramoyl-L-alanyl-D-glutamate--2,6-diaminopimelate ligase: MTSPALRPAAPSPRSLAALPGVLHPVAVAFEPSGEPGPSGEPGPGVRLDDVRVTGVTHDSRAVIPGDLYAALPGANVHGADFAVGAVAAGAVAVLTDASGAARLAGRVGVPVLVTDDPRRDLAPAAAWVYGQPTQALTLLGVTGTNGKTTTAFLLDAGLRAAGHTTGLIGTVQTRIGGTVVPSVRTTPESSDLQALFATMVERGVTAAVMEVSSHALAQHRVDALRFTGAAFTNLSQDHLDFHPTMEDYFAAKATLFEAGRSKAAVICVDDDWGRRLARQRPDARTYSVTGADADWWPEDVVAGPAGTVCRALGPDGAKADLSVALPGRFNLANALGALALLAAAGVPLEAAAEGISSLTGVPGRMERVDGGQPFLAVVDFAHTPDAVVTLLEAVRPLVTGRVIVVLGCGGDRDRAKRPLMGAAAARLADLAVFTNDNPRSEDPAVILDQVVAGAREVAGMGRFVVEPDRAAAIALAVAAAGPADAVVVAGKGHETGQNVAGVITPFDDREVLAAALRAAR, encoded by the coding sequence GTGACCTCCCCGGCACTACGTCCGGCAGCGCCGTCACCGCGGTCGCTGGCCGCTCTGCCTGGCGTCCTGCACCCCGTCGCCGTCGCGTTCGAGCCCTCCGGTGAGCCCGGCCCCTCCGGTGAGCCCGGCCCCGGCGTGCGCCTCGATGACGTCCGCGTCACCGGCGTCACCCATGACTCGCGTGCGGTGATCCCCGGCGATCTGTACGCGGCCCTGCCCGGCGCGAACGTGCACGGCGCCGACTTCGCCGTCGGTGCCGTCGCCGCGGGGGCGGTCGCGGTGCTCACCGATGCGTCCGGTGCCGCCCGGCTGGCCGGCCGGGTCGGGGTCCCCGTGCTGGTGACCGACGACCCGCGCCGCGACCTGGCCCCGGCGGCCGCCTGGGTGTACGGCCAGCCGACCCAGGCGCTGACGCTGCTCGGTGTCACCGGAACCAACGGCAAGACCACGACCGCGTTCCTGCTGGACGCCGGCCTGCGGGCCGCCGGTCACACCACCGGACTGATCGGCACGGTGCAGACCCGCATCGGCGGCACGGTCGTCCCGTCGGTGCGGACCACGCCCGAGTCCAGCGACCTGCAGGCCCTGTTCGCGACGATGGTCGAGCGCGGGGTCACCGCGGCGGTGATGGAGGTCTCCAGCCACGCCCTGGCCCAGCACCGGGTCGACGCGCTGCGGTTCACCGGCGCCGCCTTCACGAACCTCAGCCAGGACCACCTGGACTTCCATCCGACGATGGAGGACTACTTCGCCGCCAAGGCGACGCTGTTCGAGGCCGGGCGCAGCAAGGCCGCGGTGATCTGCGTCGACGACGACTGGGGCCGCCGCCTCGCGCGGCAGCGCCCGGACGCGCGCACCTACTCCGTCACCGGTGCCGACGCCGACTGGTGGCCGGAGGATGTCGTCGCCGGCCCGGCCGGCACGGTGTGCCGCGCGCTCGGCCCGGACGGGGCCAAGGCGGACCTTTCGGTAGCGCTGCCCGGCCGGTTCAACCTGGCGAACGCCCTTGGCGCGCTGGCCCTGCTGGCCGCGGCCGGAGTCCCGCTGGAGGCGGCGGCGGAGGGGATCTCCTCGCTGACCGGCGTTCCGGGCCGGATGGAGCGGGTCGACGGGGGCCAGCCGTTCCTCGCCGTCGTCGACTTCGCGCACACCCCGGACGCCGTGGTCACCCTGCTCGAGGCGGTCCGCCCGCTGGTGACCGGGCGGGTGATCGTCGTGCTGGGCTGCGGTGGTGACCGGGACCGCGCGAAACGGCCGCTGATGGGCGCCGCCGCCGCCCGGCTCGCGGACCTCGCCGTGTTCACCAACGACAACCCCCGGTCGGAGGACCCGGCCGTGATCCTCGACCAGGTCGTCGCCGGCGCCCGTGAGGTGGCCGGCATGGGCCGGTTCGTCGTCGAGCCCGACCGGGCGGCGGCGATCGCGCTGGCGGTCGCCGCGGCCGGGCCGGCCGACGCCGTGGTGGTCGCGGGCAAGGGGCACGAGACCGGGCAGAACGTCGCCGGCGTGATCACCCCGTTCGACGACCGTGAGGTGCTGGCCGCGGCGCTGCGGGCCGCGCGGTGA
- a CDS encoding UDP-N-acetylmuramoyl-tripeptide--D-alanyl-D-alanine ligase, giving the protein MIALSLAEVAAATRGRLADCAGVDPAALVTSVVIDSRQVAPGSLFVALPGERVDGHDFAAAAVGSGALAVLAARPVGVPAVIVTDPAVGLAALAASVRDRYTATVIGVTGSAGKTTTKDLLADLLGGPDGDSAADGSGGPGGLGATVAAVGSFNNEIGLPLTMLRAEPETRFVVLEMGARGIGHIATLCALARPQVGLVLNVGSAHVGEYADGRRGIAVAKGELAEAASELVVLNADDPLVAPMAARVQASAKVMLFGTGAGADVRAERIEVDAAGRAAFDLLASGERHRLRLGLIGAHQVANALAAAAAAIGLGLAPADAAAALERARPRSRWRMEVTTTPGGVVVLNDAYNANPESMRAALAALLDIRGDGRAWAVLGPMGELGAGAAEAHRDLGRLVASLGVPRLVAVGPGALGVHEAAREDVGWAGESTWVPGVDEAVAFLGGQVRPGDVVLVKASRSFGLEAVAAGLAAGPVTGSGAGQEDRKDGVAGAAIEGTEYTWNTVGHSGEPGTRG; this is encoded by the coding sequence GTGATCGCGCTGAGCCTCGCCGAGGTGGCGGCGGCGACCAGGGGCCGGCTCGCCGACTGCGCGGGCGTGGACCCGGCGGCCCTGGTCACCTCGGTGGTGATCGACTCCCGGCAGGTCGCCCCGGGCTCGCTGTTCGTGGCGTTGCCCGGGGAGCGGGTCGACGGGCACGACTTCGCGGCCGCGGCCGTCGGGTCCGGTGCGCTGGCGGTGCTGGCGGCGCGGCCGGTGGGCGTGCCGGCGGTCATCGTCACCGATCCGGCGGTGGGCCTGGCGGCGCTGGCCGCGAGCGTCCGTGACCGCTACACGGCCACGGTGATCGGCGTGACGGGTTCGGCGGGCAAGACCACCACGAAGGACCTGCTGGCCGACCTGCTCGGCGGGCCGGACGGCGACAGCGCGGCCGATGGCTCCGGCGGGCCCGGCGGGCTGGGTGCCACGGTCGCCGCGGTGGGATCGTTCAACAACGAGATCGGCCTGCCGCTGACCATGCTCCGCGCGGAGCCGGAGACGCGCTTCGTGGTGCTGGAGATGGGCGCTCGCGGCATCGGGCACATCGCCACGCTGTGCGCGCTGGCCCGTCCGCAGGTGGGGCTCGTGCTCAACGTCGGGTCGGCCCACGTCGGTGAGTACGCCGACGGCCGCCGCGGTATCGCCGTCGCGAAGGGCGAGCTGGCCGAGGCGGCCAGCGAGCTGGTCGTGCTCAACGCGGACGACCCGCTGGTGGCGCCGATGGCGGCCCGGGTGCAGGCATCGGCGAAGGTCATGCTGTTCGGTACCGGCGCCGGGGCGGACGTCCGCGCCGAGCGGATCGAGGTGGACGCCGCCGGGCGGGCCGCGTTCGACCTGCTGGCCTCGGGTGAGCGCCACCGGCTGCGGCTGGGGCTGATCGGGGCACACCAGGTCGCCAACGCGCTGGCCGCCGCTGCCGCGGCGATCGGGCTGGGTCTCGCACCGGCCGACGCCGCGGCGGCGCTGGAACGGGCCCGGCCGCGCAGCCGGTGGCGGATGGAGGTCACCACCACCCCCGGCGGTGTCGTGGTGCTCAACGACGCCTACAACGCGAACCCGGAGTCGATGCGTGCCGCGCTGGCGGCGCTGCTGGACATCCGGGGCGACGGGCGGGCGTGGGCGGTGCTCGGGCCGATGGGTGAGCTCGGCGCCGGCGCGGCCGAGGCCCATCGCGACCTCGGCCGGCTCGTCGCGAGTCTCGGCGTGCCGCGGCTGGTCGCGGTCGGGCCGGGCGCTCTCGGGGTGCACGAGGCCGCCCGGGAGGACGTCGGCTGGGCGGGCGAGTCGACCTGGGTGCCCGGTGTCGACGAGGCCGTGGCCTTCCTGGGAGGGCAGGTCCGTCCCGGCGATGTGGTGCTGGTGAAGGCGAGCCGGTCGTTTGGGCTCGAAGCAGTGGCGGCGGGGCTGGCAGCGGGGCCTGTCACGGGCAGCGGTGCCGGTCAGGAAGATCGAAAGGACGGCGTCGCGGGCGCCGCGATCGAGGGGACCGAGTACACGTGGAATACGGTGGGGCACTCCGGCGAACCTGGCACGCGCGGGTGA
- the mraY gene encoding phospho-N-acetylmuramoyl-pentapeptide-transferase — protein sequence MRGVLVAALVALVVSLLGTPSVIRFFRRQGYGQEIREDGPSSHLTKRGTPTMGGTVIILATLVGYFVAHLVAGIGLTASGLLVLMVMTGLGVVGFLDDYIKIRKQRSLGLTARTKFAGQAAVALAFGLLAVRFKNDAGLLPGSTFISVVRDTGFSVGLIGFPLLAWIIIAATSNAVNLTDGLDGLAAGTSAMVFGAYVVISFWQFGNICEAGALTQGCYYVRDPLDVALVAAAAMGACFGFLWWNASPAKIFMGDTGSLALGGAFASIAIVSRTELLLFVLGGLFVIETLSVMIQVAFFKATKKRVFNMAPIHHHFELAEWPETTVIIRFWIVSGLAVAFGLGLFYAEFLSHGGG from the coding sequence GTGAGAGGCGTTCTCGTCGCCGCGCTGGTCGCGCTGGTGGTCTCGCTGCTCGGCACCCCGTCGGTGATTCGTTTCTTCCGACGCCAGGGCTATGGGCAGGAGATCCGCGAGGACGGCCCGTCCAGCCACCTGACCAAGCGAGGCACGCCCACCATGGGCGGCACCGTCATCATCCTCGCCACACTGGTCGGCTATTTCGTCGCGCATCTGGTGGCCGGCATCGGCCTCACCGCGTCGGGCCTGCTGGTGCTGATGGTGATGACGGGCCTGGGCGTGGTCGGCTTCCTGGACGACTACATAAAGATCCGCAAGCAGCGCAGCCTGGGCCTCACGGCGCGGACCAAGTTCGCGGGCCAGGCGGCGGTCGCGCTGGCCTTCGGGCTGCTGGCCGTCCGGTTCAAGAACGACGCCGGCCTGCTGCCGGGCTCGACGTTCATCTCGGTGGTGCGTGACACCGGCTTCTCGGTCGGGCTGATCGGGTTCCCGCTGCTGGCCTGGATCATCATCGCCGCGACCTCGAACGCGGTGAACCTGACCGACGGCCTGGACGGGCTCGCGGCCGGCACCTCGGCGATGGTCTTCGGTGCCTATGTCGTCATCTCGTTCTGGCAGTTCGGCAACATCTGCGAGGCCGGTGCGCTCACCCAGGGCTGCTACTACGTGCGTGACCCGCTGGACGTCGCGCTGGTGGCCGCCGCGGCGATGGGTGCGTGTTTCGGCTTCCTGTGGTGGAACGCCAGCCCGGCCAAGATCTTCATGGGTGACACCGGTTCGCTGGCGCTCGGCGGGGCCTTCGCCAGCATCGCGATCGTCAGCCGCACCGAGCTGCTGCTGTTCGTGCTGGGCGGCCTGTTCGTGATCGAGACCCTGTCGGTGATGATTCAGGTGGCCTTCTTCAAGGCGACGAAAAAGCGGGTGTTCAACATGGCGCCCATTCACCATCACTTCGAGCTTGCCGAATGGCCCGAGACTACTGTGATCATCCGCTTCTGGATTGTTTCCGGCCTGGCGGTCGCGTTCGGGCTGGGGCTGTTCTACGCCGAGTTTCTCTCCCATGGGGGCGGTTGA
- a CDS encoding RNA-guided endonuclease InsQ/TnpB family protein, with protein MPLVRYRYRAYQSPGQALALARAFGCARVVYNDCIRLRDAAHAAGERLSDAEVQRRVVTLAKRTPERVWLGEVSSVVLVQACQDARRAFGNWFGSLSGRRRGRRVGHPRFRSRKDNRQSIRLTRNGFGVTTRGVRIARVGEVALVWSRELPSVPSSVTVIREADGRYHVSFVVNVVDEPYPVVSGDVGIDLGLGRLATLSTGEVVANPRYLRSKQRRLARAQRALARKRKGSANRRKAVRRVAVLHRKVRETRRDHHHKLAARLVRDNQAVYVEDLAVSGLARSRLARSVHDAGWASLLGLIEEKAARRGRIVVRVGRFFPSSQVCSACGVKDGPKPLAVREWVCPACVTKHDRDLNAARNILFEGRRIVAAGRAETENACGADVRPDPVPAVGVEAGTLRGAA; from the coding sequence ATGCCGCTCGTGCGCTACCGCTATCGGGCCTACCAGTCGCCGGGGCAGGCGTTGGCGTTGGCGCGGGCGTTCGGTTGCGCCCGGGTGGTCTACAACGACTGCATCCGGCTCCGTGACGCGGCGCACGCGGCAGGGGAGAGGTTGTCGGACGCCGAGGTGCAGCGTCGGGTCGTCACGTTGGCGAAGCGGACACCCGAACGGGTGTGGCTTGGTGAGGTGTCGTCGGTCGTGCTGGTGCAGGCGTGCCAGGACGCGCGGCGGGCGTTCGGGAACTGGTTCGGCTCGCTGTCCGGGAGACGCAGGGGCCGCCGGGTGGGCCATCCTCGATTCCGGTCACGCAAGGACAACCGGCAGTCGATCCGCCTCACCCGTAACGGGTTCGGGGTCACTACCCGAGGGGTGCGGATCGCCAGGGTCGGGGAGGTCGCACTGGTCTGGTCTCGGGAGTTGCCGTCGGTCCCGTCGTCGGTCACCGTGATCCGGGAGGCCGACGGCCGGTACCACGTGTCGTTCGTGGTCAATGTCGTGGACGAGCCGTACCCGGTCGTGTCCGGCGATGTGGGGATCGATCTCGGGCTCGGCCGGTTGGCGACCTTGTCCACGGGTGAGGTCGTCGCGAACCCTCGGTATCTGCGGTCGAAGCAGCGGCGTCTTGCTCGTGCTCAGCGGGCGCTGGCCCGGAAGCGGAAGGGTTCCGCGAACCGTCGGAAGGCGGTGCGCCGGGTGGCGGTGCTGCACCGGAAGGTACGAGAAACCCGCCGGGACCACCATCACAAGCTTGCCGCTCGGCTCGTCCGCGACAACCAAGCGGTCTACGTCGAGGATCTGGCGGTGTCCGGGCTGGCCCGGTCGAGGTTGGCCCGGTCGGTTCACGACGCCGGGTGGGCGTCGCTGCTCGGGCTGATCGAGGAGAAGGCGGCCCGTCGGGGCCGCATCGTGGTGCGGGTGGGCCGGTTCTTCCCGTCGTCGCAGGTGTGTTCGGCGTGCGGGGTGAAGGACGGCCCGAAGCCGCTGGCGGTCCGGGAGTGGGTCTGCCCGGCCTGCGTTACGAAACATGATCGTGATCTGAACGCGGCTCGGAACATTCTGTTCGAGGGTCGTCGGATCGTCGCCGCCGGCCGGGCGGAGACGGAAAACGCCTGCGGAGCCGATGTGAGACCGGATCCTGTTCCGGCTGTTGGCGTCGAAGCAGGAACCCTTCGAGGTGCCGCGTGA
- a CDS encoding Mur ligase family protein — translation MTGQARTERTEILDASELVGKPVLVVGVGLSGVAAAEALAARGARVTAVDAADGPGQHTAAHRLRQHGVEVRLGGLPAGHGAATLVVTSPGVPPTTPLLRAAAAAGVPVWGEVELAWRWRGLSRWLAITGTNGKTTTTEMLGAMLLAGGRRATTAGNIGTPLVTAVDARPPYDVLAVELSSFQLHYTQTVAPRAAAVLNVAPDHLDWHGGAAGHAAAKARIWAAPQTVAVGNADDPASLELLARAPGRRITFGLDPNGSPRPDLTVVGGYLVDRAFSGGRLIAVADLGAAGHSPGRGSGASGRVAAGRGASVDQAVRAEPGGLAASPLPTVGADLGPHNIANALAAAALARADGVDPAAIGAALAMFRPGAHRNATVGLLRGVRYVDDSKATNPHAAASSLRAYPSVVWIAGGLNKGLEFDDLVVTARPTLRAVVLMGRCADEIAAALARHAPDVPVERAGGMDDAVEAAMKLAAPGDTVLLAPAVASMDMFRDYAERGDLFTAAVRAREG, via the coding sequence ATGACCGGCCAGGCTCGGACGGAAAGAACCGAGATCCTGGATGCGTCCGAGCTGGTCGGAAAGCCGGTTCTGGTGGTCGGGGTCGGTCTCTCCGGGGTCGCGGCGGCCGAGGCGCTGGCGGCCCGCGGGGCACGGGTGACGGCCGTCGACGCGGCCGACGGCCCCGGCCAGCACACGGCGGCCCACCGGCTGCGCCAGCACGGAGTCGAGGTCCGCCTCGGCGGGCTCCCGGCGGGCCACGGAGCGGCCACACTGGTCGTGACGTCGCCAGGCGTGCCACCCACGACGCCGCTGCTGCGGGCCGCGGCGGCCGCCGGTGTTCCGGTGTGGGGGGAGGTCGAGCTCGCCTGGCGCTGGCGCGGGCTGTCCCGCTGGCTCGCGATCACCGGAACCAACGGGAAGACCACGACGACCGAGATGCTCGGCGCGATGCTGCTCGCCGGTGGCCGGCGGGCCACCACGGCCGGCAACATCGGTACGCCGCTGGTGACGGCGGTCGACGCCCGCCCGCCCTACGACGTCCTCGCGGTCGAGCTGTCGAGCTTCCAGCTGCACTACACCCAGACCGTCGCGCCGCGCGCCGCCGCAGTGCTCAACGTGGCGCCGGACCACCTGGACTGGCACGGCGGGGCCGCGGGCCACGCGGCGGCCAAGGCACGGATCTGGGCGGCGCCGCAGACCGTGGCGGTGGGCAACGCGGACGATCCGGCCAGCCTGGAGCTGCTGGCGCGGGCACCCGGCCGGCGGATCACCTTCGGCCTGGACCCGAACGGAAGCCCGCGGCCCGATCTCACCGTGGTCGGCGGCTATCTGGTCGACCGTGCCTTCTCCGGCGGCCGGCTGATCGCGGTCGCCGACCTCGGCGCGGCCGGCCACTCACCGGGGCGCGGCTCGGGTGCCTCCGGTCGGGTGGCAGCCGGCCGGGGCGCGAGTGTCGACCAGGCCGTGCGGGCCGAGCCGGGCGGGCTGGCCGCCAGCCCGCTGCCCACCGTCGGCGCCGACCTCGGGCCTCACAACATCGCCAACGCGCTCGCCGCGGCGGCGCTCGCCCGGGCGGACGGCGTGGACCCGGCCGCCATCGGCGCCGCGCTCGCGATGTTCCGCCCCGGAGCCCACCGCAACGCCACCGTCGGGCTCCTGCGCGGTGTCCGCTATGTCGATGACAGCAAGGCCACCAACCCGCACGCGGCTGCGTCGTCGCTGCGCGCGTACCCGTCGGTGGTATGGATCGCGGGCGGCCTCAACAAGGGCCTGGAATTCGACGATCTCGTGGTCACAGCCCGGCCTACCCTGCGCGCGGTGGTGCTGATGGGCCGGTGCGCCGACGAGATCGCGGCGGCTCTCGCCCGACACGCCCCCGATGTCCCCGTGGAACGCGCCGGCGGCATGGACGATGCGGTGGAGGCCGCCATGAAGCTCGCGGCACCGGGCGACACGGTGCTGCTCGCCCCCGCGGTGGCCTCGATGGACATGTTCCGTGACTACGCGGAGCGCGGTGACCTGTTCACCGCGGCCGTGCGGGCACGGGAAGGCTGA